The sequence ACGTAAGCGACAGAGCTTCCGTTTTTATCTGTGATGTTGAAATCGCTGGCAAGAGTTGTGATTTTAAATTTAAAATCGAGCGGATAGTTGAGGTTGTTAAGTACCATTTAGTTTATTTTTCTGTTTAATATTTTGATGATCAAAGATAATGGTTTGACAAGAATTTTTTAGTTTAAATTTCAAAGATTTGAAGTTTTATTTAAATTATTTGGTAATAGATGAAAATTTTTTTGTAATTGGTATATTTTTTATCTTTACATTATAATTTAATTAAAGATCATGGCAATATTAATTCACACCAGCTCTTTTGAGGAACAATCTTTCCTTGAAAGTCTATTGAAAAAAATGAAAGTTCCTTTTGAAAGTACAGATGCAGACCAAAGAGTAAGTGTATCTAAAGCTGAAATGGATTCTATTAAGATTGGTTTAGATCAATCAAACAAAGGTGATTTGTTGTCAAGTGAAGATGTGCATAAGAAAGCAAAGAATTTATGCTCAAAGTAAAATGGACTTCCGAAGCACAGGAACAATATTTCAAAACTTTAGAATTTTGGATTGATCATAATCAGTCAACTTCATATTCTGAAAAAATTATTGAAGAAATAATAAATACAGAATCTCTTTTAATAATTAATCCGTTCATTGGGTTGATCGTTGAAAATACAAATGATAAAGTTAGGCGTGTTTTAATACTCCATAATTTTTCTCTCTATTATAGAATTACTTATGATACTTTAGAAATTATTTCTTTTTGGGGTAATAAAATGAATCCGGATGATCTAAAATTATAGATCGAATTTTAAAATCTTTCTTTATTAAAATTCATTATTCATTCCTCTTTTTCAGCTTTTTATTCATGATCTTTTTGCTTATTTTTGTCTTATGGATTATCCAAGTAAAGTATTGGCAAAAGCGGTTGAGGAAATTTCCGGACTTCCGGGTATTGGGAAGAAAACCGCCTTGCGTCTTGCGCTTCATTTACTTAAACAACCTAATTCCAGAGCGACAAGTTTAGGAACTTCAATCATCAATTTGGTGAATGAAATTAAATACTGTAAAGAATGTCACAACTTTTCAGATTTTGATATCTGCGAAATCTGCAGCAATGAAAAACGCAGTGACGAACTGATCTGCATAGTAGAAGATGTACGCGATGTTATAGCTATCGAAAATAC comes from Chryseobacterium sp. 3008163 and encodes:
- a CDS encoding type II toxin-antitoxin system RelE/ParE family toxin, which encodes MLKVKWTSEAQEQYFKTLEFWIDHNQSTSYSEKIIEEIINTESLLIINPFIGLIVENTNDKVRRVLILHNFSLYYRITYDTLEIISFWGNKMNPDDLKL